The following coding sequences are from one Macaca nemestrina isolate mMacNem1 chromosome 1, mMacNem.hap1, whole genome shotgun sequence window:
- the GLM gene encoding glycosylated lysosomal membrane protein isoform X2 gives MRGSVEHSWGWGHSAPSPLLLLTLFLFAAPFGLLGETTRQVSLEVIPNWLGPVQNLLHIRAVGTNSTLHYIWSSLGPLAVVLVATNTPHSTLSVNWSRLLSPEPDGGLMVLPKDSIQFSSALVFTRLLEFDSTNVSDTAAKPPGTPYPPYSLADFSWNNITDSLDPATLSATFQGHPMNDPTRTFANGSLAFRVQAFSRSSRPAQPPRLLHTADTCQLEVALVGASPQGNRSLFGLEVATLGQGPDCPSVQEQHSIDDEYAPAVFQLDQLLWGSLPSGFAQWRPVAYSQKPGGRESALPCQASPLHPALAYPLPQSPIVRAFFGSQNNFCAFNVTFGASTGPGYWDQHYLSCPLTSLSLLALGRCSWVWASLQWMACPH, from the exons ATGCGCGGCTCTGTGGAGCACAGCTGGGGTTGGGGGCACTCTGCCCCCAGCCCCCTGCTCCTTTTGACTCTGTTTCTGTTTGCAGCCCCATTTGGCCTGCTGGGGGAGACGACCCGCCAG GTGTCTCTGGAGGTCATCCCTAACTGGCTGGGTCCCGTGCAGAACCTGCTTCATATCCGGGCAGTGGGCACCAATTCCACACTGCACTATATATGGAGCAGCTTGGGGCCTCTGGCAGTGGTGCTGGTAGCCACCAACACCCCCCACAGCACCCTGAGCGTCAACTGGAGCCGCCTGCTATCCCCTGAGCCTGATGGGGGCCTGATGGTGCTCCCCAAGGACAGCATTCAGTTTTCTTCTGCCCTTGTTTTTACCAGG ctGCTTGAGTTTGACAGCACCAACGTATCTGATACGGCAGCAAAGCCTCCAGGAACACCATATCCTCCATACTCCTTGGCTGATTTCTCTTGGAACAACATCACTGATTCATTGGATCCTGCCACCCTGAGTGCCACATTTCAAGGCCACCCCATGAACGACCCTACCAGGACTTTTGCCAATGGCAGCCTGGCCTTCAGG GTCCAGGCCTTTTCCAGGTCCAGCCGACCAGCCCAACCCCCTCGCCTCCTGCACACAGCAGACACCTGTCAGCTAGAGGTGGCCCTGGTTGGAGCCTCTCCCCAAGGAAACCGTTCCCTGTTTGGGCTGGAGGTAGCCACACTGGGCCAGGGCCCTGACTGCCCGTCAGTGCAGGAGCAGCACTCCATCGACGATGAATATGCACCTGCCGTCTTCCAG TTGGACCAGCTGCTGTGGGGCTCCCTCCCATCAGGCTTCGCACAGTGGCGACCAGTGGCTTACTCCCAGAAGCCGGGGGGTCGAGAATCAGCCCTGCCCTGCCAAGCTTCCCCTCTTCATCCTGCCTTGGCATACCCTCTTCCCCAGTCACCCATTGTCCGAGCCTTCTTTGGGTCCCAGAATAACTTCTGTGCCTTCAATGTGACGTTCGGGGCTTCTACAGGCCCTGGCTACTGGGACCAACACTACCTCAGCTG CCCgcttacctctctctctctgcttgctCTAGGTCGATGCTCCTGGGTGTGGGCTTCCCTCCAGTGGATGGCTTGTCCCCACTAG
- the GLM gene encoding glycosylated lysosomal membrane protein isoform X1, translating to MRGSVEHSWGWGHSAPSPLLLLTLFLFAAPFGLLGETTRQVSLEVIPNWLGPVQNLLHIRAVGTNSTLHYIWSSLGPLAVVLVATNTPHSTLSVNWSRLLSPEPDGGLMVLPKDSIQFSSALVFTRLLEFDSTNVSDTAAKPPGTPYPPYSLADFSWNNITDSLDPATLSATFQGHPMNDPTRTFANGSLAFRVQAFSRSSRPAQPPRLLHTADTCQLEVALVGASPQGNRSLFGLEVATLGQGPDCPSVQEQHSIDDEYAPAVFQLDQLLWGSLPSGFAQWRPVAYSQKPGGRESALPCQASPLHPALAYPLPQSPIVRAFFGSQNNFCAFNVTFGASTGPGYWDQHYLSWSMLLGVGFPPVDGLSPLVLGIMAVALGAPGLMLLVGGLVLLLYHKKYSEYQSIN from the exons ATGCGCGGCTCTGTGGAGCACAGCTGGGGTTGGGGGCACTCTGCCCCCAGCCCCCTGCTCCTTTTGACTCTGTTTCTGTTTGCAGCCCCATTTGGCCTGCTGGGGGAGACGACCCGCCAG GTGTCTCTGGAGGTCATCCCTAACTGGCTGGGTCCCGTGCAGAACCTGCTTCATATCCGGGCAGTGGGCACCAATTCCACACTGCACTATATATGGAGCAGCTTGGGGCCTCTGGCAGTGGTGCTGGTAGCCACCAACACCCCCCACAGCACCCTGAGCGTCAACTGGAGCCGCCTGCTATCCCCTGAGCCTGATGGGGGCCTGATGGTGCTCCCCAAGGACAGCATTCAGTTTTCTTCTGCCCTTGTTTTTACCAGG ctGCTTGAGTTTGACAGCACCAACGTATCTGATACGGCAGCAAAGCCTCCAGGAACACCATATCCTCCATACTCCTTGGCTGATTTCTCTTGGAACAACATCACTGATTCATTGGATCCTGCCACCCTGAGTGCCACATTTCAAGGCCACCCCATGAACGACCCTACCAGGACTTTTGCCAATGGCAGCCTGGCCTTCAGG GTCCAGGCCTTTTCCAGGTCCAGCCGACCAGCCCAACCCCCTCGCCTCCTGCACACAGCAGACACCTGTCAGCTAGAGGTGGCCCTGGTTGGAGCCTCTCCCCAAGGAAACCGTTCCCTGTTTGGGCTGGAGGTAGCCACACTGGGCCAGGGCCCTGACTGCCCGTCAGTGCAGGAGCAGCACTCCATCGACGATGAATATGCACCTGCCGTCTTCCAG TTGGACCAGCTGCTGTGGGGCTCCCTCCCATCAGGCTTCGCACAGTGGCGACCAGTGGCTTACTCCCAGAAGCCGGGGGGTCGAGAATCAGCCCTGCCCTGCCAAGCTTCCCCTCTTCATCCTGCCTTGGCATACCCTCTTCCCCAGTCACCCATTGTCCGAGCCTTCTTTGGGTCCCAGAATAACTTCTGTGCCTTCAATGTGACGTTCGGGGCTTCTACAGGCCCTGGCTACTGGGACCAACACTACCTCAGCTG GTCGATGCTCCTGGGTGTGGGCTTCCCTCCAGTGGATGGCTTGTCCCCACTAGTCCTGGGCATCATGGCGGTGGCCCTGGGTGCCCCAGGGCTCATGCTGCTAGTGGGAGGCTTGGTTCTGCTACTGTACCACAAGAAGTACTCAGAGTACCAGTCCATAAATTAA